GGGCCTTTTACCAACCAGGGCTTTACAGAGCAAAGTTGCAGCCGAGGCAGAGTGAGTGGTATTTAAGCACTGCAACAGCGCGTTGTTTAAGATTTAACCAATAGGAAATCTACTGTTCTTAATTCTTGATCCTTCTACGTGCTATCGACCAACTAAATGTGATACTTTAACTGTAAACAAATCTTCAGTTTTTCCTCTGTCATGCAATGCATGTGAGGCTCTGCAGCCGCATCCTCGCTATTCAAATCCAGGATAACCCTCTGCCCTCTGTGGGACTTTATGTAAACGTACCTTTCGTATCTGTGTGCCAACCGTGTGTGTCGTGGGCATTTGCATAACAAGTCGGCTCGTACGAGGAAAAAGAAGccttgtgtgtgtgcgcacgctTTTCAGGGTCGATTTGCATGCCTGTGTGACGTCCTTGTTTGTCGGTGATGTAGCGCCATTCCACACGCGGGTGGAAAGCGAGCCTCTGAGGAGGCAGCAGACACAGTGACTGTGGGCGTGCAGACGGGCCAGTTCTCAGCTTTCTTATGGGAGCAAAGGTGACGGCCTCTGCgaacatttaaaaggtttacaCTAGACTTtacaatctctgctgctcacaacagactaaATAATTGTGTACATCTTGCTAATTGTTGCATGGCTTTTGATCCGGTCATGAAGCGTTTACACTTTCTCCCAGAAACTAAAGTAAACTTGCACGCGCCTTAGCTACTTTGAGAGGATTTTTTTCACTGTTCAACTtgattatttcatctttttcaaACCTGAGCTTGCCattttatcaataattgtgcaatatttactctggtatttgcttttccctttttattttatgccgTTTATTTCGGACTAATTTTAGATTAGAGTAGCTAGGTTTTTTTGCCCcctatttttccattttttcatgACTAAAAaagtgtgtaactctgtctgtgtctttgctaCTGTCAGACCTGAGTTATCTTCcttttgggacaataaaggaatttcttttCTTATCGTACCTTAATGGATAATTATAGACAGTAGCCTTTTTCCTCTGATCCGGCTAAAAACTTTCCACAATCATCATTTTTGATCGCACGTGTGCCCTGCTGAAGCAACTTTAGTGTCCGGGTTTCTTCTCTGCAATAGCTAGGACATGTATATCCTGTGTCCCTCCAAAATATTGATTTCCTTTGGCCGTGACAACCAGAACCTGCAAATTGAGGAGGCACTTTTTGGAAACAAATGCTTCACCACTGCTTCATCCTCTCCACCTCAATGTGTTCAGTGGTACGAAATGCACTTAAGCTGTTCTTGTCAAGGAATGACAATAAAAAgacaatttctttttaattgtgaTCACTGTTTCGAATCTGTTTAGTAAAGGCTTAATCTGAGAATTAATCCTAAACAAATTTAAGGTGGCAAGTCTCGTGCTTTCAAGGTCTTGtgatgaatttaaaaagaaaaaacctggAAATGTTAGTAATAGCAAATAAGTTGATTTAGAGAAAGAAATTCCAACCACACACAATAATTTGGCTCCAATTAGGATAAACATACAAATTTTATGTCAAACAAGAAATATTTTCCAATCCTCCTCAGTACATCTGTACCTGCGAGCCTTCAACTGCATTAGTTATAAATATCTTTTTGTTCTGCCTCCGCAGGACAGTGAGAGAACAAGGattatgaataaataatttcacgTGATTGTGGTGAAAATGGCCCAACCTGTCTTTGGCTCCGGCTTCACTGCAGAGCTACTTACAAAGCCATGAAGGAGAGCTGAAGGCTGACTATTGCAAGTATTTTCAAGTTATTTCTACTGACTGtcaagtgaaagaaaaaattgTACCGCCTATAAAACGTTGAAAAGAAATGCTTACAAATCAGTGTCTTATCTTGTCTTTATGCATCTCAGGAAAAGAAATGgacagcgtcacacctagcaacggggtcaaccacacctcctcacttagataaaaatgtctgtctttggtcagagtcgctctcagcaatTATCTGAATCACTCACAAACTAGCACTCCTGGGCAGGAGTTTTTAGGCTATGATAGGAGCTCTCTGCTGGATGGTGACAAAACATCCTAATCAATAAATCTGACAGAAATAtagttgctactcctcctcatCAGCCAGTATTTTGAGGAGTgtgaaaatttaaattattagagagcgttgactcatttatacaaACAAAATCCTTTTCCTGTGGCCAGGTTTGTGtgggacaaaataaatcaatttgatTCCACAATACTGTATTCATtccaaagagaaattaaaactgACTGTCAAAAATCTGAGTGTTTGAATAGAGGGATCTTGTGTTCAATAACTGAACATTTCGTTTAGTTGTTctacttttcttttcattcaaaGTTGCATTTATTGTAATGAAATGGGAAAACTATGAATCATTGGGGAACATTCCCAGGAGTGGTCGGCCTACCAAAATTACTTTGCGAACCAATCAACGACTTACCtaagaggtcacaaaagaacccagaaaaacatctaaagctctgcCTTAGTTAAGGGTGATATtcattaattcagttcaattcaattttatttatatagcgccaattcatgaaacatgtcatctcgaggcactttacaaagtcaaatcaatcatattatacagattggtcaaaaatttcgtatataagggaaccagttggttgcttcaaagtcccgacaagcagcattcactcctggagaagcgtagaaccacagggagagtcgtctgcattgtacatggctttgctgcaatccctcatactgagcaagaatgaagcgacagtggaaagaaaatctcccttttaacaggaaggaaaacctccagcagaacagggctcagtatgaacggtcatctgcctcgaccgactgggggttacagaagacagagaagagacacaacaagagactGGCCAAAAATGGCAGCCAAGAAACATCTCTACTATGCTGGAGACTTTCGGGAAAATATTCTCAGGATtgatgagacaaaagtggaacacATTTGATATAAAACACAGGACCAAATTCTAAAGCATATTAATAAGTATGCCTCTGAACGACTAAAACAAGAATATTAGTTTTTTAGAATGGCCTTGTCAAAATCAAGCCTAAAATCCAATGGATATGGTGTGACAGGACGTTCATGGCCCAAAACCCTACAGTGTAGCTGaataaatggaaacaaaaaaaaacagaagaaaaggagATGTAAGGGAGAAATAACTTTTCCCGCTCCTGTAAAATCAAGACCCCGAACTTCACCGTGACAGACCGGCACATAAACCAGATTACTGCGGACGAAGCCCCACTCTGTTTGCTCATCTACTGCCCCATAGACTACCATCACAAACTTTGCAGTTCGCCTTTTATTCCAGTTGGGAATCCATCATGAACACCAACTTTGGCTGAAAAACCATTCCAACGCAAGCTGAAGGTCATGGTCTGAAGACACTGACAGAACCACCTACATCTGCAGTGTTGAAAGTTGAGACGTTGAGAGTCCTGAACCGAAACCCACCCGCCCAACACTACGCATCTGAGAACCTGTCCATATACACCACAACCAGGATCTGTGATTAGGACGAGCTTTGGTGAAATCCAATCTGCACTGGGAACAAACTCAACAATGTGTCAAGAATTTGGATACAGCTCGTGTTCTGTGTACACAGGAACcaaacatcttaaaacaacgcaccaaaaaaaaatgccCCAGGACATGGTCAAAAGCCTTTTCCACATCTACCGGACAACCAAACTCCCCTGACCCTTCAGAAACTTAGTGTGGGTGAAAATATGATCCACAACcccacagccagaaaaaaaaaagccatcgtCATCTTCCTGAATCCAAGGCTTGACATTGATCAGGTGAAGGGTCCACTTTCCAAAATTGTACACATTTACTTCTTCTTTCCGAAAAGGGACTGACAATAAAACTGTTTGAACTCTGACTGATTTTAATAATCTGAAATGATAAAGGTTGCCTTGTCTTTCAGACAGTTGTGcacatatttctgtttattccAATAGTTGTTACATTCGTTGGTCCTaacccatccattttctatcacgtctatcccttgtggggacgcgaggggtgctgctgcctatctccagctgtcaatgggcgagaggcggggtacaccctggacaggtcgccagtctaacGCAGGGACAAACaggacacactgcaaaaagggaactaaaagtaagtaaaattttcttgaaattagtgtattttccccctgatttgagcagctaaataagactatttgccaatgggattagtatttttacccctaagataagataattagatatccggcatttgaaaaaagatgatggagattaaatgttcttattttaagtgcagaactcttattccattggcaaatagtcgtatttagctgctcaaatcaagggaaaatatactagtttcaaaaacattttacctacttttagttaaatttttgcagtgcaaacaaccacactgcaaaaagggaataaaagtaagtacaattttcttgaaattagtgtatttttctttgatttgagcagctaaataagactatttgccaatgagatgagtatttttacccctaaaataggataattagatatcctgcacttgaaataagacggcagagatgaattgttcctattttaagtgcgaaaatcttattccattggcaaatagtcttatttacctgctctaatctaggaaaaatgcacaaatttcaagaaaattttacttactttcagttcccattttgcagtgcattcttgtacacactcacacctaaggagaatttggacaggccaattaacctaacagtcatgtttttggactgtgggaagaagccggggtacctggagagaacccacgcatgcacagggagaaagacccagggcaagggtgggatttgaaccctgaactttcttgctgcatggcaacagtgctacccactgcaccactgtgcagcccgtcCTAACCcataaaagcaaaatatatGGAATATTATTACCTTCAATACAAAAAACTAATCACATTTGTTCATGCTTCCatgttaaacctttttaataccGTCACTTCAGTGACAAAACATATgcaattcacatttttttatgcgaggggtaaaaaaaaggctttaatacACTTTTGCGCAGCAATCATCATGACTTTACACAATGCTTAAGAGTTCAAAAGCAGGCTCACACTAAAGCAAATGGGTTAGGCCTTCTGTCGCTGCGTGACTCAACTGCAAGTCAAACGATTTCAACTCAACAGAAGTTCAAAACACAGGTGGCCATGGAAACCGTCACCATCCAATGGCAAAGCAGGACATGGGTGTGGCTCGCTGACTGAGGGACAGGTTATATCCCTTTGCTGGGTGAATGAGTAACTTTCTGTGCCATAATTCTTTAGGAGGGATTAAGTAAAAAGACACAACTGCAAGGCTTTAATTCACTCATTTAGCGTTTAATTTAGTGTTTGATTAACCTAACTggaattacattttctttggtGTTGAGTGGCACTGTCCtcaatatttacagtttattacaagtttatttggCTGTAAAAGTCTCAAACTCTGCTCTGAATGATGTTGCACCTATTTTGCTCAACCTCTAATTTGACAAACCAGCAATAAAAAGATAGTTCTCAATAGGAAACTTTCTATACATAGAATGCAGACCTGCTATTAATGTGTAAAATAACTTAGCCACACATCTAGCTTTCAGCTGAAATAGCGACGTCTGCGTACTGGCAGGGAGCAGAAGAGGGGAAGAAAACAACTGGATCATGAGATTCCTATGGTTATTAATGGTTTCCATGgagcaaacagaaacacagacGTATGCAGAGGCCTGCTGGTTTGATGTTGTCCCATGGAGGTCAATGGTTGAATTTCAGAGCTGACGTCAGCACTGGGTGTATGTCCTGATGAGCTAATTTAACCCTGTTATCGCTGATTGCTGTTAATAATTAGAAAGGGTTTAGCACGTGTTTTTGACTCCGTCTGATCTTAGTTTAAATCGTGcagctctgtgaaggcctcagaggtctgTTGGAGAACATGTGTGAACTCAAAGCTTCATGTAGAGCAGGAAGTAGAACTGCCGGGTTAGATGTATACTCTTATTCATGTCGCGCAGTCGAAATCCAGACCTAGATCCAAGTGAGAAACCGTGGGAAGATTTAACGTTCACGGATGCTTTAAATCCAGTTTGACCAAGCTTGGGCTGTTGTGCAATGAGAATTGGAAAGAGACTCCAGATTCTGTTTGTGAAAAGCATGTCAAAACTTGCTGCTGTTGTAAttgcatcattttttttttttttttttttttagttttgctgtCATGGACTACTTTGTGACTTACAATCCCAATGAATTTCATTCAAGCTTCCAGTTGTAACGTTGACAAGATAAGGAACAAATCAAGGggtatttgtactttttcaaGGTGCTACATGTTCAGTGTACATTCAGCAGTTTTTGCTATGCAACGCCACACCCGTGAGCGCCTGGAGAAATGTCAGGTACAGGGATTTGCCCCGGGGCAATTAACATGTAGAGAGGTTGTGAAGGAAATCTGTCACTTTCCGTGGGATCGATGATTAATCCGGCTGCCTGCTTCTGTAATGCCTTAAGACAAGAATGATCAGGCTCCTTTTATTTTACACTAAAAGTGTGGTTTTAGTCTGAGTTATGgattatgctttttttcatgTAGAAAGCCTGGCCAAAattggtgtttgttttgtttttcttgatttaataTTTCATGCACTTTGCATTTCTACTTTAAAATGGCCTTCAATGAGGGTATAGAAATCCTGATGACTCTCTTCCCCAACAAGAAATATTTTGTGTTCTATTTTGTTGTGTGTTTAATGCATAAGAGGAGCGTTTGTGGCTACGTTTAGACATCAATATGTTatctcttcttttgttttatgggTTATTCAGTAGTGCCGTAAGTAAAAGTGTATTTGATTTGCATAAGTTagctttttatcatttttaagcAAGACATTGATCTTGTTGGAGAATTTCCTTTCCCCGTGGACTTTTGTATCTGGAgtgctgtgaaaatgtatttgccccctgcagatttttttatgcctttttttcttttgtcaaacTCCCAAGTTTCAGAACAACAAAGGTTAGCATCAAATCAAGATAACGTGAGTCGATACGCagcaaagcagttttcaaattatgattttatCTATCACTGTGAAAGCCATCTCTCAAGCAaccttaaaatataaaaaagtaaacttcCGAACTGTTTGTGCCAGCCatagcagcaacagcagccatTCGGGGTTTATGACTAGCAATCTGTCCTTACAACACTGTgggggaaatattttaattaattcacaTTGGAGTGGAATTGCTTCTTATCtgctcttgaatttctttagattgggGCATGAGATGTTGCTGTTTGAGATATTTTAGCCTGCTTGACAATGTCAGGAAGGTTCTGTGATTTCTAGATTCCACAGTTCTGTCAACAACCAGGCCTTAGAGTGAGGTAGGTACAACCATCAGGCTTAGGTGCAAATTACCTTTTCTAATAATCTGAAAAATCTAAGTGtaataaaaaagagaagaaatctgGAAGacataaatgctttttttttactgctctaTACATGATAGTCAAAGGGTTCAGATGttttaatctttcataaaaatcaTCGagaaaatgcatattttaatttagatatgttttaaaatgtgtgaataaatatgtttaaacattagtatattTAAGAGACAGTGAGACACATTAATTATATTACATCTCACTTTAATTGCAGAGTTTTATCCTTTACACTAAGGTGATGAACAACTCAGGGGAAAAATATAATGTGCATTTGCTGTGCATATCTTACATAATACTGTTCCTGAAGCATTGTGAAATGTTGGTAACCTTTCGTCTCAAACTTGAACTTAAGCCATATATCTTGCTTTTGTTTACACTACACCCACTGTCCCTTTATCTGAAAAGATTAATGTAAATGACAGGTTATTTTATGTTCACTAAAATAAATGGACATCTGTAGCCCTTGTGGCttgagaaaatatttataaaacatcaTAAGACAATACGCATCCCTAAATTTACAGTATAAATTCTCGGCCAACTCAAGAAAATAGACCTTGATAGTTTGtattggggaaaaaatgtcTGTGTAACTTATGGCCACTGTCGTATTCATCCGCCCCGCAGTATATTATGCACTCAAGGAGCAGGTCGAAGAACGCCTGGCGGAGTGATTTCGCAAGGACTACACCCAAGCCTGTGTCTGGTTGCCGCGGCTCCTCATCGTTGCCTAGACCAGAGGAAAGCCGGGACGAGACGGAGCCGGGGGGTTTTGCTTGCTTGGAGGCCCGTTAACCACCCAAAAAACACTGCTTCTTCTTCGTTCAAGAGACGCCCGTGGTTTATCTTCACTCGTCGTGCTTTATTCCCCATCCTAGAACTAATATCATTAACATGTCCTGGCAAGGCTACGTGGATAACCTGATGGCTGATGGCAGCTGCCAGGACGCGGCCATTGTGGGCTACACGGACGCCAAATACGTCTGGGGATCGCATCCCGGCGGTACCTTTGGCAACATAACGGTTAGTGTGCTTTCTATGAACTCGATCTTTGGTTTGGGAAGATTTTAAAACGAGTACTTTAAAGTTTTAGGACGTTTGTCTGCATAGCATGGCCTTGTTAGGGTACACATGGTGTGCACTGGTCCAACACGAGATGTACATGGAGAGGCGTGCAGCCATGCTTTTTAATCTCCCAGTAGTATTCAGTAACTCTCTTATTTGTTCTAAACGAATATCACGTTCATAAAACGACCCTTGAAATGCACACCAAGGTAATCAGTGGTGACTGAAGTGTCCGGTAAAGTGCGGCTAACGGGGCTATCGAAATTAGCCATGTTAGGTTCTGATACCGGTCGTTTGAGCTGAACAAAATGTAACCGACCTTTTTAATATTAACTGGTACCGGCTCGTAACGTTCAAAACTGTGTTCCAGCTCAGCTAAAGACCCGCTTTACAActgaaccacttttttttttttttttttttcgcgaATTTACCCCGGTGAAAGCGGAACGTCTGCACCGCTAAAGCAAGCTAACGGGTTAGCTCAAATGGGGGTGGTCATCCTCATTGGAAAACCGTTGGAAGCTAATGCTAACGGCTAGCCGTCGGGCTTATTTCCTGTTCGGCTTCTATGAATTTCCCTACCGCCCCTTTTCTCCAAAATGGCGGATGCTCTGTCTCTtgttcgcttttttttttctccccccgcATTAGAACTAATAGTTGTTTTTGACACCGTATTTTGTTGAACTGATGTTTATATACGTCTTTTGTCAGTTTCACTAGAATGCAGTTCTGGGTTTAATATCCTTTTCGTTTGTCGCTTGTACTTCGCCTTTTCTCGAGCCaccattttgtaatttttcttttcttggtaaatgtaattttaatttgGGATTTGTGAACACCATACGATAATTAAGACGATATCGTTACCTTTCATAAAGGTGCATTGTGTAACACCAAAAAACGCTAAGACACGTTAAACGCATGAACGTGTTTTCCGCCTTTTGCTAAAGCTACTGGGAGTGTCCACCCGGTAGTTCCTATTGatctaaaatgtaattttctcttttgttgacgacctcggggggggggggaaagactCCCATTTGACAACAATAGAACTTTTAAAGCGATGGCGTTCATTTGTGAAATTTGTGTTTCTTCTCTTGTAAAGAGAGgttttgtttaatttccctGACCACTAAAATCGCTTCTACACGTCTGTGAATGGGTATGGCGTGCCGTTGTAGTATATAATTGAAACATTATACTATCAAAACAATTTtagtcagttttatttaataattcaaCTAATTGTGGGGGGAAAATTAAAATCAACCCAACGTCTAGTTAGGACAACATAAGtatggaggggggaaaaaaatagttgtAGATGTCAGAGCTCTGCAGTTTTCCCAAAGCTATTCAGCGTTTTCTATTTCAAATGTTGAAATTAAGTTGGTGCTTTATCTCCATACATAAAAATACACTCTTTTCTCATATGCATGAGTAAAATGGTCAATATTTGAAGTTGATGTCACAAGTAAAAACATAAAGGCTTAAATGTGGAAATTAAGACaaactaatttttatttttaagacaaaTGTTTTTACAGGACAAAAGGGGAAAACGTATATTGCCATTACTCACAACATATGGCTCAGACATTTGAGTGTTTTTGCATATAAAACGGTGCAGAAAGCCTtaatgctaagctagcattttTCTGTGTTCTGTGCTTTTGGCCAATGACTTTGCACTTTTggtctgcactttttttttttttttttccatttatggTTTTTAAATAAGTCGGTGTAATAAACCATATTTGTATCGATTCCATTGTGAGATTGGTTTTGTTAGCcaggattttaattttttttttttattttttttttttttttcagggttcAGATATAAAAGAAACGGCTGCATTTTGAGCATGACATTTGAATCCTGGTGCCTTTGTGTTCCAAGATTAGAACAAAAGCAGTTTTACAAAAGGGACTTACCATATTCTGTACtactttttttgcattaaatcTGCAGttaatgcatttaataaatgtttgccCTCTTTACTGTGCCTAAAACaaatggattttctttttttttttttttttttagccagctGAAATCGATGTGTTAGTAGGAAAGGACCGAGAGGGCTTCTTCACCAGTGGGATGACCCTAGGTGGTAAAAAGTGCTCAGTAATCAGAGACAGCCTGAACATTGACAGCGACTGGACAATGGACATCCGGACAAAGAGTCAAGGAGGCGAGCCAACATACAATATTTCCGTAGGCAAAGCGGGCAAAAGTAAGTACAACATTCACTGTAGTTCACATTACTGCATTAAACCTCTAGTCTGCATTAACGTATTTCTAGCTTATCTATTGTAGCTCATGTGTTGTGAGTGCATGTTGTAGAGGTgttgaatgcacctttcctcaATATATGGCAGGTATTAATTCCTGTTACTTTCAGATATGAAAGTAACAGGGATTAATACAGCATGATGGGGGGAACAATTGTATTTAAGCGTTTTTAGCAGAGATTTCATTGTTTGTGAGGCAACCTAGGGTTGTTGGTATAGAAAGGCGTTTGTCTTAACACAAGGAGTTAATATTTAGGCTAAGACTTGGCTTACAGTACCAAGATGTACATTAAATGGGACAATAAATGAACTTGGAGTGTAAAGCTAATGTCAAACTACTAAAGT
The Fundulus heteroclitus isolate FHET01 chromosome 9, MU-UCD_Fhet_4.1, whole genome shotgun sequence genome window above contains:
- the pfn2 gene encoding profilin-2, whose amino-acid sequence is MSWQGYVDNLMADGSCQDAAIVGYTDAKYVWGSHPGGTFGNITPAEIDVLVGKDREGFFTSGMTLGGKKCSVIRDSLNIDSDWTMDIRTKSQGGEPTYNISVGKAGKTLVFVMGKEGIHGGLLNKKAFSMAEYLRKSGY